The following DNA comes from Henckelia pumila isolate YLH828 unplaced genomic scaffold, ASM3356847v2 CTG_461:::fragment_3, whole genome shotgun sequence.
AGGCAAGTGCTTGATTCTTCTGCAAATGGGACTAGCTAGTTAATAACACGTCTAaattaaagaaagaaaaacaaatCCATTGTGGTTTCTTTAAATGTATGGTATGTGAGAGAGAAATCAAGTAGATTCCCAAGGAATGGTTTATTTTGATTTCTTTCTCACTTTTGGTTTTAATTGCCTCTTGCTTTTTCTCTTTATTCACTCTACTTTGCATTTAGGTCCATAATTCACATTTGCTTTATGTTTTCTTGAAATGCAAATGGCATTTTGTCCTTCAACACATTAAGCAACCTTAGGAAACGTTTGACTACAACAATAGCTTTGCAGAGTGGTGATTCTTGGTGGGAGTTCTTGATTTTGGAGGTTTTTGGTTAGTGTTTTCCTTTGTAAATTTACGTGTAAATCTGATCAGTAAGAAATTGTATGGACTGAGAGTTTAATTATGTGTTTATTTTACAgtgagttgaaaaaaaaaagaaggtaAGAGTAAATATGGCAGGAGGTGGAGCAGCTGCACCACCACCAAAACAAGATGAGTTGATACCACATCCAGTCAAAGATCAGCTCCCTGGTGTTTCTTACTGCATCACAAGCCCACCACCATGGCGTTAGTCCTCTTTCCTGTTCAATATTTTCGCCATGCAATCATGTTTGTATAGCTTCAAATTCTATGTTCATTGTTtgtaaaaatcaaagttttgaATCgcatttttgttttttgttttgttttttgggtGTTTTTCATGTGTGGCTGACAGTTCAAAAGCCACCAATAAGAAAGTACTTGTGCTCTAGGACGTTCTTGAACTCGTTACCTCTCGAGCTTGTGGAAAGCAACACAATCTGTCTTTAACTGGTTTCAAGATCATAAATCTTATGTTTAGCATGCAATTTTTGTTCCCATTTTGAAGGTTATTGGATAGGCTAATCTAAGCGTGTTTGCTGAATTCTTGTTTTAATATTGGATTCTTGCTTAATGCAGCTGAGGCAATACTGCTTGGTTTCCAGCACTACATTGTGATGCTTGGTACTACGGTTCTCATACCCTCCTTTCTGGCTCCTCAAATGGGAGGAGGAAAggcaaatattttatttactgAAAAGGGCTCAATTTTGAATGGTTTTCAAGAACTATGATGCTTTTCTAGATTTTAACTAAACAAAATTGTTCCTTGGTTAGAAAGAGAAGGCTCAAATGATTCAGACACTACAATTTGTTGCTGGTTTGAATACGCTAGCTCAGACGTTACTCGGGACTCGACTGCCTGCTGTGATTGGAGGTTCTTATACATATATCCCCGCAACTTTGTCGATTGTCTTGGCTGGTCGATATAGTGAAATCTTGGAACCTGAAGAGGTGATCAATGAGCCCTCCGGTCGTTTTTAGCCTATGTAAAAGAGTTGTATTAGTTAGTTTGATTCGGTAATTGGTGTTATGTGTAGAGATTCAAGAGGATTATGAGAGGAATTCAGGGGGCTATGATTGTAGCTTCCACTCTTCAAATTGTTATCGGCTTTAGCGGCCTTTGGAGAAACGTTACTAGGTGATGTATCTATTGTTCTGTTTGAAATACATTATCATGGAGAAAAGgaaattaaaatcaagaatCATATGTTTTAGCAGAGGTTGCTAAATCAGTTTCCTCTCATGTACATAATCCAGGTTCTTGAGTCCACTTTCTACAGTTCCATTGGTAGCTCTCAGTGGATTTGGGCTTTATGAGCTTGGTTTTCCTCTGGTAACCATAAAGTGTTCTTTTAGAAAAGAATATTGAATCCAGTGTTTCAAAATGAAGCTAATTTACAAATATCGTTGCATAATGCTTCCCAATACGTGAATTGTTCATGCTTTTCTACATTTCCAGGTAGCAAAATGTGTGGAGATTGGACTGCCTCAGCTCATCTTACTAGTGATCTTTTCGCAAGTGAGTTTCATACTTTCATTGCATATTGTCACCGTCCTCTCCGCGTTCGGAGCTTCTAATAACATAATCTGCTGAATGGCTTTTGCAGTGCTTACCTCATCTGATGAAAGGTGGAAAACACGTCTTTACTCGTTTTGCTGTGCTATTCTCCGTCATTTTAGTGTGGATTTATGCTCATTTACTCACCATTGGTGGAGCATACAAACATGCGGCGCCAACGACTCAATTAAGCTGTAGAACTGACCGTGCTGGAATCATAAGTGGCTCTCCTTGGTAAGGCTCGTCGTGTAGTTTTCATAACCTGGTAAAATGGAACCTTTTGTTCCGTGGTTCTCGATTGAAGAAAGTATGAAAGCGATGAGAAATGGGTGAAAAGTTTCTGATATTCTCAGATTCTTGGAGCTTATGACTTCTACTGATAGATTCTCACTTTCTACAGGATCAGAGTTCCGTATCCATTTCAATGGGGAGCTCCTACTTTCCATGCCGGAGAAGCATTTGCCATGATGGCGACTTCGTTTGTTACCCTTGTTGAGGTGCCTATATTTGTCAAGAATCCTATAAACAAATAGTTCAGTGCATCATTGCATGTTTCTATTGGTTTTATTTTCATAGGCAGTTTAATTGAACTAGAACCCATGAAGTTCTGTAAACTCGACTTGGACTTGATTCGTTTACACCCTAAGCAATAGCCATTCAGGTGGTAATTAACATTTCTGTTACTTTAACAACTGGCAGTCCACTGGTGCTTTCATTGCTGTGTCAAGGTATGCCAGTGCAACTCCTATGCCGCATTCTGTTCTTAGCCGAGGCGTTGGCTGGCAGGTAATTGGGCTTAAAATCATTTACTTTGCTTTCATAGACAGGCCAAAGTCTCACAAGAATTTGAATCCTAAtattatttgagttttttttgttACAACTCTGTTTGTTTTCAGGGCATCGGCATATTGTTTTCTGGAATTTTCGGAACTGGAACTGGATCATCTGTTTCTATGTAGGATTCTTTGTTCTTTTCCCCTGGTTTAGCATAAACTTGCACTTGCAAACTCTGAACTCTCATATTGGACAGTGAAAATGCCGGTTTGCTCGGGTTGACACGAGTTGGAAGCCGAAGAGTTATACAAGTTTCTGCtgtttttatgatattcttTTCCATACTAGGCAAGTAATCGGATCTCTTTTTCCTTTTCATTTCAAATAAACTACCAAGAAACTTCTCTATGATGTTTAAATACTAACTTTGGCGAAATTCAGGCAAATTCGGAGCTGTCTTTGCTTCAATTCCAGCTCCAATAGTTGCTGCTTTATATTGCATTTTGTTTGCCTATGTTGGTATGCATGATCATTTAAAGTTCATCTATAATTTTCAATATATCTCACATGAATTAGCCCATTGAAATTAAAGAACTGAAAACCATAAATGAAAACACAGGGGTAGGAGGTCTCAGTTTCCTGCAATTCTGCAACTTGAATGCCTTCAGAACAAAGTTCATTCTTGCATTCTCAATCTTCATGGGCTTATCGATACCACAATATTTCAACGAGTACCGATCCGTAAAGGGCTATGGCCCCATCCATTCCCCAGCAAAATGGGTAAGCACTCATCACATAGTCTAAGTTTCTGCATAAACATGAATTCAAGAACTTGATCATTGGCTCTTATTGGCAGTTCAACGACATGATCAACGTTCCTTTCTCGTCGGAACCATTCGTTGCTGGAGTTTTGGCGCTGATCTTGGATGTCACGTTGCCTCCGAAAGACAGCACGACGAGGAAAGATAGAGGCATGCATTGGTGGGATAGGTTCCATTCATATAAAACAGATACAAGAAGTGAAGAGTTCTATTCCTTGCCTTGCAATCTCAACAAATTCTTCCCATCTGTGTAGATGTAGAGAGAATTAAATTGACAAAGCCATGAAGTCTTAAGTTTTTGCCTTGGTTTTTTAAGGACTTGGTGTGTGTTTTGGTTTAGCAGCAACAATTGCTTTATTTTGCCAACAAATCAAATATGTTATTAGTGTTTTCTAGGAACAAAAGAACACCCAATTTCATATTTGCTTCAATATTTGTTCAAATGACTCAAACATGCTATGGTTCCATCTTTCATCAACTTTTGCTAATTTAAGGAAGATTTGCAATTATTTTACGAGTATTAATTCAAAAGTCATGTTAGATATACACTTTAAGTTCATAATCGAGATGACATTTTTCTGTTTTAAGTGTAACAAACATAGAATAAAAAATTGggtgatgctacatgtacacataGGATTACACGTTTGGTTACACATTACGCTTGAAATCACCAAATTATCCATTCATCTTATTTGAAAAAACTCTTTAAAAAATACATCAAGGATaattatgtaatttcaagtgcaatgTGTAACTCAACGTGTAATCCTCCGTGTACGTGTAGCATTTCCCTAAAAAGTATAAAAAAGATATCTTGGATTCAaggatatttttataatttttcatgCAAAATATAATCTAAAGTGTACACCAACAATTTTTCTTAATTCAAATTTGACCCCTCAAACTGTTGTTGACGTTCTTTTACTTCAAATTAGTTGCATCACTCCACCCGTTAATTATTAACAAACCCTAAACCATGTTTTctttaggaaaaaaaaaaatcaacctttttgtttaaaatatttaaccttttcgaaaaaaaaatgttggttacaattatttttcattaaataCGGATTATATGAAATACGCAACATATATTATCTCAAGTGCTAGTGTAAAAGAAACAATGTGTTGTGGAGTGGTGTGGCGACGAATCAAGATTAAGCTTTTAAGTATTATAAATTTAAGTGATCTTGTTCAGagcttaaatatataaaaaaatatataatttccaaTATAATTTTAACTaattcaagtcaaataatataaaatcataaaaaaaatgaaatccaTAGTTTATAGTatgttataaaataatatatcaaaatttacccttattatcatattattctcggatttttttttaaaaaaaagcgcATTTTATTGGGTATTATCTTAGGCCAATAATATAATACAATTTGACCACGGATTGACCATTTTCTCATTTTTAGCAAAATCATAGCGCCCAGCTAATCAAAATTACATTATCCCccttaatatatattttcatttacattagttaattattaaaatgataaaatcataatttattaatttatctcaatttaatcaatcaaattaaacatattttttttttatcaaatattacTCCGTTTCCAACTcacatattttaataattatatatatataaatatatatatatatagagagtttCGATATCACGCACCCTAGTGTGCAGGATTTTCATTAGCGACCACTAAAACtcagtgggttttagtgatttCTAAAAAAAGAAATGAAACACTAAAACTCACTGGTCACTCACGAAAATCCTGCACACTAAGGTATGtggtatcatatatatatatatatatatatatatatatataatcacatTATATTGTGAACGAACCTTAATTAAAGCATTGGCTTCTTTCTCCTACCGAGTAGCCTAGGAAAAAAATACTTGCAAGATCTTTTACCAATATAAAACAAGATGTTGTTTCATTATTGATGGATGAAACAAAGTAATTCACGTGTCAGTAGCACTTTTGTCAATAGGCAAAAATACAAATTTCACATGGACAATGGGGTCCGATTACACACAATGGGGAAAGGATAAAAACAGGAATTTAGTCTCATAAAGCAATATAAttttacaaacaaaacaacTATTTTACATGAGATGACACTATGCCCACCACTTTTTGTTAATTTATCCCAATTATCACACTTTAGTGTCTCCATATATTCAAGCAGACATCAAATTTTGCGTAAAATCATCTGCATTATTTAGCAGGCAAGAAGACCAGCTCGTACACGTGTCATTCTGTGATCGGTTCGTTTCGCAAACAATGTCCTACCGAACAAATACATTCGATCCAAAATATTGGCATTTGATTCACCGGAGATTTAATTTTCGCATGGATTAACGTtagataaataattacaaattttttgGCCCGTTTTTTAGTTACTCGACAACAAAAAGACAATGTAGtacaattataatattttaaaccaTACAATAGTTCGATTATCTCGTTTCGATTGCTCTCATAACTGAAATAATTATTTCACCACAAaccaaaataaatcatttgcATGGAATTGAGAGATCCCTTTGGATGATGAAAAGTGTAAAAGAAAGTGGAGGGCTTTTGAGAGAATTATGAGTGGGGTGAAAGTGTCGAAAAGGTTGTCGACTTGTCTCACACTTTACCCTTTTTTGTACGTGTTGTTATTTTACAATTATTCAACTTAATATTGTTTTCATCTtcgcaatttttattttttttaaatacaactatataattttaaataacatAACTCCAATTGAGAGGATTAATGTGTCATTTTTGGAAAGTATACATGAAATTAATAGTCCCTTAGAGACGTTTGAGCTAATGAAATATGTGAGTCTTTGATCAATAGTCAGAAGTTCGATTTTTCTCTGCTAACATTTTTACAGACGATTCTTGTCACAACTCACATAGAGGTTGTTGAATGCGGTTTACCTGAATAATGTGATTTGTATGTTATTGTGTtagcaaaaaaaattattcaatacACATTGAAAGATAATGTCTATCAACTTTAtcgaaaattttttgtttttttttgttttaaaataagAAAGCAAGCAAGCAAACTAGTGCTTCCATGAATGTATTACGAAAGGGTTAGTGAACGGttttattgaataaaaaaaagggGCGAACACATCcctcaaattcaaaaataatatgtaaattgataaaaaaaaattatctatcAAAATATACTTCctcctaaaaaaaatattgtatcaaGACCCATTACAAAATaatttggatatatatatatataatgggtGTCAATCACTTGAACAtctggaaaaaaataaataaaagtgtcCATGATAGTGTGCAGATTATCattcatatatacatatatatatatatatataattttgatattatgattcATGGGCAACCATCATGGATATCTACATGGACAACAACTGAcgtgatatattataaatataaatatatataaacatgaATTATGGATGCAGGTATCTCTATCACAATTTTCCTAGGCGTGGGTGCTTGCACATGGCACCTAGATGTCTCTAGAGATTTTTCATTACGTTTTTTAGATCGAAATTTTAAGGTAAATTCGATAGGCAgcaatatataacataattaacttaattttggtgatatatatatacacacgtaGAAAATCCAATCAAAAAAAGGTTTAGAAACAGAACCTATTTTGATTATTCGAACAAACCAAATAGTTACGAAATCATATGACAATAGTTTTTTTGGTTctttatgtttgtcattttgcaaTTTCGATCATCTATGTtttcagattttagttttagtctgttatctttgtttttttttttttttggcaattttagtcttttttccgaTATAATGTTGATGTGACAtcaatgcagtgctgatgtggagtcGACGTAGATGACGTCACTTAAGCATTTTTGAAGAAAATTGACtaaaaattgccaaaaatttgAACATGCTGGACAGAaactaaaatctaaaaatatagatGATCGAAATCGTAAAATAAGAAACATATCGAAcacaaattgtaatttttcccAAAATCATATTTACCACTTCTAATGTTATCCTACCCCATGGAGAGCTAGATTTGGCTCAATTATATAACAGTGAGTGAGGCTTAGTGTGTTATAAGCGTCTTGGAATTATAGTTAATGTGTAtagttatatttatt
Coding sequences within:
- the LOC140871295 gene encoding nucleobase-ascorbate transporter 7-like, with amino-acid sequence MAGGGAAAPPPKQDELIPHPVKDQLPGVSYCITSPPPWPEAILLGFQHYIVMLGTTVLIPSFLAPQMGGGKKEKAQMIQTLQFVAGLNTLAQTLLGTRLPAVIGGSYTYIPATLSIVLAGRYSEILEPEERFKRIMRGIQGAMIVASTLQIVIGFSGLWRNVTRFLSPLSTVPLVALSGFGLYELGFPLVAKCVEIGLPQLILLVIFSQCLPHLMKGGKHVFTRFAVLFSVILVWIYAHLLTIGGAYKHAAPTTQLSCRTDRAGIISGSPWIRVPYPFQWGAPTFHAGEAFAMMATSFVTLVESTGAFIAVSRYASATPMPHSVLSRGVGWQGIGILFSGIFGTGTGSSVSIENAGLLGLTRVGSRRVIQVSAVFMIFFSILGKFGAVFASIPAPIVAALYCILFAYVGVGGLSFLQFCNLNAFRTKFILAFSIFMGLSIPQYFNEYRSVKGYGPIHSPAKWFNDMINVPFSSEPFVAGVLALILDVTLPPKDSTTRKDRGMHWWDRFHSYKTDTRSEEFYSLPCNLNKFFPSV